GTGTTCGGAAGCCGGCTTTACCGGAGCCGTGGCCTTCCGGGAGGAGCCGGGCATGCCCGTCGCCGCCTTCTGCCTGGAATGGGCGGACGGGCGGGCCGAATACGATCCCGAAGCCGCCGCAGACCGGCTTGCCGAGGCCCTGGCCTCTGCGCTCGCTGCCGAAGCTGGACACGCCGAACCCTTTCCTAATGGGACTCGAAACTGATGGCTGCCGACATGCCCCTGGAGGAGTTCGCCTCCTCGACCGCCCTGGCGACGACCGATGACGGCCACGACAAGACGGCGTCCGATCTCGCGCCGGTCTTCGACGTGCCCGTGAACATCTCGGCTGTGCTGGGCAAGGCCCACATGACCGTCGCCCAGCTGCTGAAGCTGAACAAGGGCAGCGTGCTGGAGCTGGACCGAAAGGTCGGCGAGGCCATCGACATCTTCGTCAACAACCGCCTGGTCGCCCGCGGGGAGGTCGTCGTCGTCGAGGATCGCCTGGGCGTGACCATGACGGAAATCATCAAGACCGAGGACACGGGCGCCTAGGCGTCCGCATCCTGAGTACGGATTAAGGGAGAAGACCCATGCGGCTTCTGGTGGTCGGCAGACTGAGCGGACAGCTCGCTTCGGCGGTGAAAATGGCCATGGCGCACGGTGCCAAGGTCCAGCATGTCGAGCGCGGCGATCAGGCGACGGAGCAACTGCGCCGCGGGCAGGGGGCCGACCTTCTGATGGTCGACTACCGTATCGACATCGCCGCCCTGATCGCAGCGAACGAGGCCGAGCGGATCCATGTGCCGGTGGTGGCCTGCGGCGTCGATGCGGCAGCGGCAGAGGCGGCTGCGGCCATCAAGGCCGGAGCCAAGGAATTCATCCCCTTGCCGCCGGATGCGGATTTGATCGCGGCGGTGCTGGCGGCCGTGGCCGACGACGACCGGCCCATGATCTCGGCCGACCCGGCGATGAAGGCGGTGATCGGACTGGCCGATCAGGTCGCCCGCTCCGAAGCCTCCATCCTGATCACCGGCGAAAGCGGCGTCGGCAAGGAGGTGATGGCCCGCTATCTGCACCAGAATTCGCGGCGCGCGGAGCGTCCCTTCATCAGCGTCAACTGCGCGGCCATTCCCGACAACCTGCTAGAGTCGGAGCTGTTCGGCCACGAGAAGGGGGCCTTCACCGGCGCCGTCGCCCGCCGCATCGGCAAGTTCGAGGAGGCCGACGGCGGCACGCTTCTGCTGGACGAAATCAGCGAGATGGACGCCCGCCTGCAGGCCAAGCTGCTGCGCGCCATCCAGGAGCGGGTAATCGACCGGGTCGGGGGCTCCAAGCCGGTGCCCGTCAACATCCGCATCATTGCCACTTCCAACCGCGACCTGGCCAAGGCGGTGGCCGAGGGCACCTTCCGCGAAGACCTGCTGTATCGGCTGAACGTGGTGAACCTGCGCCTGCCGTCGCTGCGCGAGAGACCCGGCGACATCGCCGTGCTGGCCGATCATTTCGTGCGCAAATACGCCGCCGCCAACGGTGTGCCGCCCCGTCCGCTGTCGCCCGAGGCGCACCGGGCTCTGGTCGCTCATCGGTGGAACGGCAACGTCCGCGAGCTGGAGAACGCCATGCACCGGGCGGTGCTGCTGGCCGTGGGCCCGGAGATCGACGTGGAGGCCATCCGCCTGCCGGACGGCCAGCCGCTGAGCGGGGGGATCAGCCCGTATGATGCCGGCCCGGCCGGCCGCGCGGCCCAGACGGCCGACACCGTGTCGCGCGCCGCCGTGGGCCAGACCGTCGCCCAGATGGAAAAGACCCTGATCCTGGACACGCTCAGCCACTGCCTCGGCAACCGGACGCATGCCGCCACCATCCTGGGCATCTCGATCCGCACCCTGCGCAACAAGCTCAACGAATACGCCGACGAAGGCACGGTCATCCCCGCGCCCCAGAGCGGAATCGCCGCCAGCGGCTATGCGGCGGCCTGATCCATGGGCATGCGCGCGGACCGCAGAAGCGTTCTGACTGGATTGGCGGGTCTCGGACTGGTCGGATGCGACCGCGCGCCGCTCAGCGACGTGCGGGTCACACCGTTCGACACAACGCTGGACCTGTCCGCGCTGGAGGCCCGCCATGGCGGGCGTATCGGTCTGTCCGCCTTCAACGACGACGGCCGCGTGACATGGAGAGGCGGCGAGCGGTTCGTCTATTGCTCGACCTTCAAGATGTTTCTGGCCGCCGCCACCCTGCTGCGCGTCCAGGCAGGTCAGGAGCGGTTGGACCGGGCCATCCCGATTACGGCCGCCGACATGATCGTTCATGCTCCGGTCACCGAGCCCGCCGTGGGCGGCGCCCTGACGGTGTCCCAACTGATGCAGGGCACGGTCGAGGTCAGCGACAATCCGGCCGCCAACATACTGATCCGCGAGATGGGCGGGCTGGAGGCCTTCGGTGCCTTCTATCGCGGCATCGGCGACACGGTCACCCGCGTCGATCGTCTGGAGCCCGAGATGAACCGGCTCGACGGTGACAAGGACACGATTACCCCGATCCAGTCGGCAACCAACATCAGCCGCCTTCTGGTGTCGCCGAACACGCCTCTGGACACGGCCTCGAAGGCCCTGCTGACGCGCTGGATGACCGATAGCCCGACCGGGCTGGGCCGGATCAAGGCCGGGGTGCCGACCGGCTGGGGTGTGGCGCACAAGACTGGAACCGGCGGCTATGGCCCGGTCAACGACATCGGTGTGATCTATCCGCCGTCGGGCGATCCGGTCGTGATCGCCATCTACTTCCATGCCGAGCGCACCACCCGGACGGCTGATGCGGAAGCCGTCGTTGCCGAGGCCACGCGACTGGCCCTGACGGGTCTGGGGATCACATGACCGACATCCCTGCTGCCCCTTTGCTGAAGGACGGGATGGCGCGTCCGTCCGGGGCCGACATCCGCGGCTGGCTGATGCGCGGCGAGGTCGGCATGGCGGTCGGCGTGATCGGCGTGATTCTGCTGCTGATCCTGCCGATCCCGAAGTTTCTGCTGGATCTGCTGCTGGCTATTTCGCTGGTGTCCAGCGTGCTGATCCTGATGACCGCCCTGATGATGAAGCGGCCGCTGGACTTCGCCATCTTTCCGACGGTGCTGCTGGTCTCGACCCTGTTCCGGCTGGGTCTCAACCTGGCCTCGACGCGCCTGGTTCTGTCTCACGGGCATGAAGGGCACGATGCCGCCGGCCAAGTGATCGCCGCCTTCGGCTCGCTGATGATGGGCGGCAGCTTCATCATCGGGCTGATCATCTTTGCCATCATTCTGGTGGTGAATTTCGTGGTCATCACCAAGGGCTCGACCCGGATCGCCGAGGTCAGCGCCCGCTTCACCCTGGACTCCATGCCGGGCAAGCAGATGGCCATCGACGCGGACCTGTCCGCCGGGCTGATCACCGAGGATCAGGCCAAGCTGCGCCGCAAGGAGCTGGAACAGGAATCCACCTTCTTCGGGGCCATGGACGGTGCGTCCAAATTCGTGCGCGGCGACGCGGTCGCGGGCCTGATCATCGTTTTCATCAATGTGATCGGCGGCATCCTGATCGGGGTCATCCAGCATGGCCTGCCGATCGGCGATGCGGCCAACACCTATGTGCAGCTGTCGGTCGGCGACGGCCTGGTGACCCAGGTGCCGGCCATCATCATCTCGATCGCCGCCGGCTTCCTGGTGTCCAAGGCCGGGGTGGAGGGATCGGCGGACA
The genomic region above belongs to Brevundimonas vitisensis and contains:
- the fliN gene encoding flagellar motor switch protein FliN, translated to MAADMPLEEFASSTALATTDDGHDKTASDLAPVFDVPVNISAVLGKAHMTVAQLLKLNKGSVLELDRKVGEAIDIFVNNRLVARGEVVVVEDRLGVTMTEIIKTEDTGA
- the flbD gene encoding sigma-54-dependent transcriptional regulator FlbD, with protein sequence MRLLVVGRLSGQLASAVKMAMAHGAKVQHVERGDQATEQLRRGQGADLLMVDYRIDIAALIAANEAERIHVPVVACGVDAAAAEAAAAIKAGAKEFIPLPPDADLIAAVLAAVADDDRPMISADPAMKAVIGLADQVARSEASILITGESGVGKEVMARYLHQNSRRAERPFISVNCAAIPDNLLESELFGHEKGAFTGAVARRIGKFEEADGGTLLLDEISEMDARLQAKLLRAIQERVIDRVGGSKPVPVNIRIIATSNRDLAKAVAEGTFREDLLYRLNVVNLRLPSLRERPGDIAVLADHFVRKYAAANGVPPRPLSPEAHRALVAHRWNGNVRELENAMHRAVLLAVGPEIDVEAIRLPDGQPLSGGISPYDAGPAGRAAQTADTVSRAAVGQTVAQMEKTLILDTLSHCLGNRTHAATILGISIRTLRNKLNEYADEGTVIPAPQSGIAASGYAAA
- the bla gene encoding class A beta-lactamase yields the protein MRADRRSVLTGLAGLGLVGCDRAPLSDVRVTPFDTTLDLSALEARHGGRIGLSAFNDDGRVTWRGGERFVYCSTFKMFLAAATLLRVQAGQERLDRAIPITAADMIVHAPVTEPAVGGALTVSQLMQGTVEVSDNPAANILIREMGGLEAFGAFYRGIGDTVTRVDRLEPEMNRLDGDKDTITPIQSATNISRLLVSPNTPLDTASKALLTRWMTDSPTGLGRIKAGVPTGWGVAHKTGTGGYGPVNDIGVIYPPSGDPVVIAIYFHAERTTRTADAEAVVAEATRLALTGLGIT